The DNA window TGCGCCTGATGGTACATTCTGGGTTTCTGATGAATATGGTCCTCACATTGTGCATTACAATGCAGATGGTGTTGAAATGGAGCGAATCAGCCCGATCGGAGTGAATACAGGAAACAGAAAACTGCCTGCCGTATTTGCAAAAAGAAGACCCAACAGAGGGATGGAAGGCATGTGTATGACACCAGACGGAAAAATGTTGGTGGGCACTATGCAGTCAACGATGTATGTTCCTACAAAAGTTTTAGCGACCAATACTACTTTAACGAGAATCGTAACGTTTGATCTTGCAACGGGACAGACAAAACAATACTTATACAAACAGGATGGCGGAGCTTCTGATTCTGTATGCGACATTACAGCAATTAGCAATACTGAGTTTCTAGTCATCGAAAGAGATGGAAAATTTGGATCACAGGGCGGGTTGAAAAAAGTATACAAGATTAATCTGACAGGTGCATCAGATGTTAATGGACCTGATCTTGCAGCTGTTGATGGATTGAAAATTAATGGAAAAGCTCTAGAACAGTCAACGTGGGCTGAGATTGCATCTGCTGGATTGCAGCCTGTTTCTAAAGCACTGGCGGTAGACCTGGTTACAAAAATAGGTTATGAACATGATAAATTTGAGGGAATAGTTTATTTGGGAGGAAACAAGCTTGCTGTTTTCAATGATGATGATTTCGGTGTTACCGATGATGGAAACGGAAATCCAAAAGCTAAGATTCTACCAAAAACAGGAAAAGTAGATAAAGGAACGATGTATGTTGTCGATATTCAATAATTAGATTTTTTAAAAAAGAAAAGCGGCGGAATGAAATTCCGCCGCTTTTTATTTCCGTGATATTTTTCAATAGGAGTGGGCTTTAGCCCTTTTTTTAATTATATATTCCAATGGCTTTAGCCAGGACATATAATCTTACCTAATATCTATACTAGTTAAAAGCCTCAATAATTTTAGAGAAATCTTCTAGCTTTAAAGCGGCTCCACCAATTAATCCACCATCAATATCCGGTTGAGAGAAGATCTCTTTTGCATTATCAGGTTTTACAGAACCTCCGTAAAGGATAGAAACTTCATCAGCTACTTCCTGTCCATATTTTGCTGCAATAATACTTCTGATATGAGCGTGGATCTCCTGAGCCTGTTCAGGGCTTGCTGTTTCTCCTGTTCCAATTGCCCAAACAGGTTCGTAAGCGATGACTACTTTTTTGATTTCTTCAGCAGAAAGTGTAAACAAAGCAACTTCAGTCTGGTTTTTAACCACTTCAAAATGTTGTCCTGCTTTTCTTTGCTCAAGAGTTTCTCCGTTGCAGTATACAGGGATTAAACCTTTATCTAGTGCTAATTTTACTTTTCTGTTACAGTGTGAATCAGTTTCCCCATGGTATTGTCTTCTTTCAGAATGTCCGATCAAAGAACCGGTTACATCAATAGATTCCAACATATCCGCAGAGAGTTCTCCCGTGTAAGCGCCACTTTCATATTCACTCATATCCTGGGAGAAAACACCTATTTCATCCTTTTCATAGATGTCCTTTGCCATCATAAGATACAAAGATGGTGGTGCAATCCAAATCTCACAATTGGTCGTACTAGTGTTTTTATAGCTTAGTAATTGGATCATTAATTGCTGAGCATCAATTACATTTTTGTTCATTTTCCAGTTTCCTGCAACTATTTTTCTTCTCATAATTATTCTTATTTTAATCTTCTTCTATTTTAGTATCAGTGAATGTATAAGTAGTATCTTTTTTACCCATTAATTCGATTGATTGAAAGTTGACGTCACCATTATCCAGTACCTTATAATTATATACATCAGTGACATTGTCATATTTATGAAGCTCATAATATTTACCATCTTTAGTCCACCAGCTACCATTTTCGGTCTCCTGAGTTACATTGCCATCTTTGTCAATGGCAACAAACATAAGTATACTTTTTCCTTTTTCAAGTCTGCATGAAACCCAATATTTTGAAAAACCTTCTACTTGTTGATTGCTCTCAGAACCTTTATAGCATCCTATCATGTTAGGATCAAAATCCTTTTGTTGGGCTGTTATCCCTATTCCCACTAAAAGTAGAGATAAGGTAATTAATTCTTTCATAAATTATTTGTTAATTCCTTCTAGTTTAAACATAAAAGCATAGACCAGAGCAGTATCCTTCAGGTAATCAAACCTTCCTGATGCACCACCATGACCATAAGCCATATCTGTTTTTAAGAACAGTATATTTTTATCGGTTTTCATATCCCTTAATTTAGCTACCCATTTTGCAGGCTCAAAATATTGTACCTGAGAATCATGCAAACCGGTTGTTACCAAAAGATTAGGGTAATTTTTCTTTTCTACATTTTCATATGGAGAATAAGATTTCATGTAGAAATAGGCTTCCTTATTGTTAGGATTTCCCCATTCATCATATTCATTGGTTGTCAATGGTATGCTTTCGTCAAGCATTGTGTTCACTACATCTACAAACGGAACATGAGCAATGACGCCATTCCATAAATTCGGACTCATATTAGCGATAGCTCCCATTAGCAAACCTCCTGCACTTCCTCCTTGAGCATACATATGTTTTGGAGAAGTGTATTTTTCTTTAACTAAATATTCTCCGGCATCAATGAAATCAGTAAAAGTATTTTTCTTTTTCATCATTTTACCGTCTTCATACCATTGTCTGCCCATTTCCTGACCTCCACGGATGTGTGCCATCACATAAACGAAACCTCTGTCTAAAAGACTTAGTCTGGGGCTGCTGAATGATGCATTCGAAGAGTTTCCATAAGAGCCATAAGCATAAAGCAATAAAGGACTGTTTCCGTCTTTCTTAAATCCTTTTTTGTAAACAATGGAAAGAGGGATCTTAGTGCCGTCTTTTGCTGTAGCGAAAAGTCTTTCAGTTACATAATTTTCTTTATTATAACCTCCCAGAACTTCCTGTTGTTTCAGTAATGTTCTTTTTCCGGTTTTAAGATCCTGCTCAAATTGAGAATTGGGTGTGATCATAGAGGTATATCCGAAACGGAAATTGTCTGTATTATATTCTGGATTTCCTGAAGGAGATACTGTATAAGTAGGCTCATCAAATTTCACAAACTCCTTTTTACCGGTTTTTCGGTCATAGATCACCAGTTGGGAAAGTCCATTCTGTCTTTCGCTGAAAACCAGATAGTTTTTGAATTCACTGATTCCCTGCATCAGTACATCTTTTCTGTGTGGGATGAAATCTTTCCAGTTTTCAACACCTGTTTTGTCTAAAGGTGTTTCTACGACTTTAAAGTTTAAAGCATCTTTATTCGTTGTGATCAGGAATTTATCTTCTAGAGGAGTTACATCATACAATACATCCTTTATTCTTGGCTGAAAAACTTTAAATGTTCCATTAGGATCATCAGCGTTCAGGTATCTTGTCTCAGATGAAGTGGTTGCTGCAGAGTAGATCATAATGAATTTTTCATTCTTTGATTTTCCTACTCCGATATAATTGGATTTGTCTTTTTCTTCATAAACCACGACGTCCTTGCCTGGATCCGTCCCCAATGTATGTCTTTTGATCTTTTCAGATAATAAGGTTACCGGATTGTTTTCAGTATAGTAAATGGTCTTATTGTCATTAGCCCATACGGCATCACCTTCGGTATTTTTAATGCCAAGATCTACAGTTTTTCCTGTTGAAAGGTCCTTTAAAAACAATTTATACTGTCTTCTTGAAACATCATCTACACCGTAAACTAATTTAGTGTTGTCCGGGCTTATACTAAATCCTGAAGCAGAATAATAAGGATGACCTTCTGCTAGCTGATCTACATCCAGTAGAACTTCCTCAGAGGCTTTTAGATTTCCTTTCTTTCGGCAATATTTGAAATACTGTTTTCCTTCTTCAGTACGGGTATAGTAATAATATCCGTTTTTGAAAGAGGGAACAGACTCATCTTTTTCTTTGATCCTAGATTTCATTTCCTGAAAAAGCTTATCCCTGAAAGGTTCTGTATCTTTCATCATCCCCTCCCAATAGGAATTTTCTGCCTTTAAATAATCAACAACTTTCGTTGAATCTTTTCCTTTCTTGAAATAGTCGATCATCCAGTAATACGGATCATTTACTTTATCACCATGTATAGTCCTAATATGTTCCTTTTTTTCGGCAATAGGAGCTTTAAGGTCAGGAAATTTTTGAGATTGAATTGTGGAAGCACTCATGATTAATAATCCTAGATAAAATTTTTTCATGTTAATATTTTGTTTTTTTGTGTGTCTTGGTGCTTAGCTTAAATGCCACATATTCTTTAAAAGCTTATAGAAAGTATGCTCTTCGTCGGTTACTTTGTTGTCAGCTTTTATAAGTGTTTTGGCAAATTTCGCAAATTTTACGCGCTCCTCTTCCGTAGAATCATCATGAAAACAACGTGCGTGGAATTCGAAATGATCTTTCCATTCTTCAGGTTGAAGTAGAGCAATCGTTTCCAATTCATTGTCTAAATTCATTTTAAATGGAAATTCATCAGCTAAATATTGTTGAACAAGCATTCCTTCTTCAGGAGCAAATTCTCCGTCTACAGAAGATAGAATCATTAACAGGTGGTATCCGGCGATTGATTTATTTGATTTTTGCATTTGTTGAGTTAAAGTTTAGTGTTTAAAGTTGAATGTTGGTGATGAACACTTCATGTATTTCATTATTCATCATATTATTTATTTAATATAATCTTTTGCAGGCTGTTTGTCTACAATTTTTCCGTTTTCTAATATCAATACGAATGGATTACTTCTGGCAATCGTTTTGATGGCTGTTCCATCCATCATTACATTCTTAATTGTTTTGAATGTACTGGGCTCTGTTGAAACACCATAAATTAATGCGCCTTTTTGAGCGTTCACTTTGGCTTCAATTTTTTGAAGTAATTCCGAAGAAACTTCTTTTGGATGATAAGAGAATACTAAAATTGCTTTAGGAGCTTTAATAATTTCATCCGTAACCTCAAGTCCTGTCGGGTCTTCAATTTTAAATTTAACAATTTCAGATTTATAACCTTCTTTTACAAGAATAGATTCGTTCTTTCCTTCCTCAATTTTCCACGGCGAACCTTCAGCCCAATATTTTGTTTCTTTAATGTAATCATCCTGATTTACCTTTAAAACTTCTCCCGTCTTTTGGTTTTTAAGAGAGTAGAACGTTTTGTATTCAGAAGGGTTTTTATTGATTTTTTCTTTTTCACTCTTGAGATCTGTATCTATTTTATAATCCCGGAAATCGATCGTAGGCTCATGCATAAGTCCTTGTGCCATAATATAGATCATAACAAGAGCGAAAGCGCCTAAAATATAGTATTTATATTTTGCAGGAGATTTTTTTACAGTATTGCTATATTCATCTTTTTTAACGAACTCTTTTCTGTATAAAACAAACAGAATAATAAGTCCTACCAGAAGTACAACGTCCTTAACAAAGCTCTGCCAAGGAGTAAATTTTATAGCATCCCCAAAACATCCGCAATCTGTTACTACATTAAAGTAGGCTGAATAGAATGTAAGGAACCCAAAGAATATACAAAGTACAATTAATGCTGATAAAGTGAACTTGAGTTTTAATTTTATTAAAAGCATAAATCCAAGGAAAAGCTCCAGGACGACCACAATGATAGAAAAGAGTAAAGCAAACTTTTCCAGAAAAGGCATATTGAAAACAGAGGGTGAAAAGTATTCTTCCATTTTAAAGGAAAAACCTACCAGATCCACTGCTTTTACAAAACCTGAAAGGATGAAAATAACAGCAATAATAAAACGAAGTACACCTTTGATCATTTTAAATAGTTTTAGGTTCGAAATTGTTTTCTTTTTCAGAGAATTTTATAAGGCAGAAAACA is part of the Chryseobacterium paludis genome and encodes:
- a CDS encoding esterase-like activity of phytase family protein, which translates into the protein MKKLLLSSLILGALWSCNDSDDMVSNQDINYSKLPQEFPFTTVATVNGVAVINGGFGSGATAHPTRKGEFYVITDRGPNTAYLDGIKFLIPNFTPTIMHFKINAEGNIEVIKYIKLKNPSGQPITGLPNPQGMGSTGEIAYGVNGNVLGTDNYGLDSESIVAAPDGTFWVSDEYGPHIVHYNADGVEMERISPIGVNTGNRKLPAVFAKRRPNRGMEGMCMTPDGKMLVGTMQSTMYVPTKVLATNTTLTRIVTFDLATGQTKQYLYKQDGGASDSVCDITAISNTEFLVIERDGKFGSQGGLKKVYKINLTGASDVNGPDLAAVDGLKINGKALEQSTWAEIASAGLQPVSKALAVDLVTKIGYEHDKFEGIVYLGGNKLAVFNDDDFGVTDDGNGNPKAKILPKTGKVDKGTMYVVDIQ
- the tpiA gene encoding triose-phosphate isomerase → MRRKIVAGNWKMNKNVIDAQQLMIQLLSYKNTSTTNCEIWIAPPSLYLMMAKDIYEKDEIGVFSQDMSEYESGAYTGELSADMLESIDVTGSLIGHSERRQYHGETDSHCNRKVKLALDKGLIPVYCNGETLEQRKAGQHFEVVKNQTEVALFTLSAEEIKKVVIAYEPVWAIGTGETASPEQAQEIHAHIRSIIAAKYGQEVADEVSILYGGSVKPDNAKEIFSQPDIDGGLIGGAALKLEDFSKIIEAFN
- a CDS encoding S9 family peptidase, translating into MKKFYLGLLIMSASTIQSQKFPDLKAPIAEKKEHIRTIHGDKVNDPYYWMIDYFKKGKDSTKVVDYLKAENSYWEGMMKDTEPFRDKLFQEMKSRIKEKDESVPSFKNGYYYYTRTEEGKQYFKYCRKKGNLKASEEVLLDVDQLAEGHPYYSASGFSISPDNTKLVYGVDDVSRRQYKLFLKDLSTGKTVDLGIKNTEGDAVWANDNKTIYYTENNPVTLLSEKIKRHTLGTDPGKDVVVYEEKDKSNYIGVGKSKNEKFIMIYSAATTSSETRYLNADDPNGTFKVFQPRIKDVLYDVTPLEDKFLITTNKDALNFKVVETPLDKTGVENWKDFIPHRKDVLMQGISEFKNYLVFSERQNGLSQLVIYDRKTGKKEFVKFDEPTYTVSPSGNPEYNTDNFRFGYTSMITPNSQFEQDLKTGKRTLLKQQEVLGGYNKENYVTERLFATAKDGTKIPLSIVYKKGFKKDGNSPLLLYAYGSYGNSSNASFSSPRLSLLDRGFVYVMAHIRGGQEMGRQWYEDGKMMKKKNTFTDFIDAGEYLVKEKYTSPKHMYAQGGSAGGLLMGAIANMSPNLWNGVIAHVPFVDVVNTMLDESIPLTTNEYDEWGNPNNKEAYFYMKSYSPYENVEKKNYPNLLVTTGLHDSQVQYFEPAKWVAKLRDMKTDKNILFLKTDMAYGHGGASGRFDYLKDTALVYAFMFKLEGINK
- a CDS encoding TerB family tellurite resistance protein; the protein is MQKSNKSIAGYHLLMILSSVDGEFAPEEGMLVQQYLADEFPFKMNLDNELETIALLQPEEWKDHFEFHARCFHDDSTEEERVKFAKFAKTLIKADNKVTDEEHTFYKLLKNMWHLS
- a CDS encoding BT_3928 family protein; translation: MIKGVLRFIIAVIFILSGFVKAVDLVGFSFKMEEYFSPSVFNMPFLEKFALLFSIIVVVLELFLGFMLLIKLKLKFTLSALIVLCIFFGFLTFYSAYFNVVTDCGCFGDAIKFTPWQSFVKDVVLLVGLIILFVLYRKEFVKKDEYSNTVKKSPAKYKYYILGAFALVMIYIMAQGLMHEPTIDFRDYKIDTDLKSEKEKINKNPSEYKTFYSLKNQKTGEVLKVNQDDYIKETKYWAEGSPWKIEEGKNESILVKEGYKSEIVKFKIEDPTGLEVTDEIIKAPKAILVFSYHPKEVSSELLQKIEAKVNAQKGALIYGVSTEPSTFKTIKNVMMDGTAIKTIARSNPFVLILENGKIVDKQPAKDYIK